A window of the Arthrobacter sp. Marseille-P9274 genome harbors these coding sequences:
- a CDS encoding acetyl-CoA acetyltransferase — protein MSLKEQFGKDILLAGWGHSPFGKLADETLESLIVGVATEAIANAGLEPGQIDEIYLGQFNSGMVPLGFASSLALQVSDQLANVPATRVENACASGSAALQQGAKALLAGTARNVLVIGAEKMTHAGADVVGAALLGADYEAAGKPSSTGFAGLFAETAKHYEKRHGAVGDVLGSIAAKNHRNGVANPYAQLRKDLGEEFCRTVSDKNPMVAEPLRRTDCSPVSDGAAAVVLTSGPAPSNAAAAPVRLAGFGHANDFMPAAKRDPIAFAGSVAAWQRALGMAGVSLEDLDLAEVHDCFTIAELIMYEVIGLTPAGEGRRAIEEGWVYRDGKLPVNLSGGLKAKGHPVGATGVSQHVVTAMQLSGTAGDMQLAGARRAAVHNMGGLAIANYVSVLEAV, from the coding sequence GTGAGCCTGAAGGAACAGTTCGGCAAGGACATCCTGCTGGCCGGCTGGGGCCATTCCCCGTTCGGCAAGCTGGCCGACGAGACGCTCGAATCCCTGATCGTCGGCGTGGCCACCGAGGCGATCGCCAACGCCGGGCTGGAGCCGGGGCAGATCGACGAGATCTACCTGGGCCAGTTCAACTCCGGCATGGTGCCGCTGGGCTTCGCGTCCTCGCTGGCGCTGCAGGTGTCCGACCAGCTGGCGAACGTCCCGGCCACGCGCGTCGAGAACGCCTGCGCCTCCGGGTCCGCCGCACTCCAGCAGGGGGCGAAGGCCCTGCTGGCCGGCACCGCGCGGAACGTGCTGGTGATCGGTGCCGAAAAGATGACGCACGCCGGCGCGGACGTCGTCGGTGCGGCGCTGCTCGGCGCGGATTACGAGGCCGCGGGCAAGCCCTCCTCCACCGGTTTCGCCGGGCTGTTCGCCGAGACCGCCAAGCACTACGAGAAGCGGCACGGGGCCGTCGGCGACGTGCTCGGCTCCATCGCCGCGAAGAACCACCGCAACGGCGTAGCCAATCCCTACGCCCAGCTGCGCAAGGACCTCGGCGAGGAGTTCTGCCGCACGGTCTCGGACAAGAACCCGATGGTGGCCGAGCCGCTGCGCCGCACTGACTGCTCCCCCGTCTCGGACGGAGCGGCCGCCGTCGTGCTCACGTCCGGCCCTGCGCCCTCGAATGCCGCCGCCGCACCGGTCCGGCTCGCCGGCTTCGGCCACGCGAACGACTTCATGCCCGCGGCCAAGCGCGACCCGATCGCCTTCGCCGGCAGCGTGGCCGCCTGGCAGCGGGCGCTCGGCATGGCCGGCGTCTCCTTGGAGGACCTGGACCTGGCCGAAGTGCACGACTGCTTCACCATCGCCGAGCTGATCATGTACGAAGTCATCGGGCTCACCCCCGCCGGCGAAGGCCGCCGCGCCATCGAGGAAGGCTGGGTCTACCGGGACGGGAAACTCCCGGTCAACCTCTCCGGCGGGCTCAAGGCCAAGGGCCACCCGGTCGGCGCCACCGGCGTCTCCCAGCACGTGGTCACCGCCATGCAGCTCTCCGGCACCGCCGGCGATATGCAGCTGGCCGGCGCCCGCCGCGCCGCCGTGCACAACATGGGCGGCCTCGCCATCGCCAACTACGTCAGCGTCCTCGAGGCCGTCTAG
- a CDS encoding Glu/Leu/Phe/Val dehydrogenase gives MTTELLATPLPTAASGPLANAQAQLAAAVEALGYGTGLHQLLASPRREMTVSIPLHRDDGAVELLTGYRVQHNFSRGPAKGGLRYSPAVDLDEVRALAMWMTWKCALLDVPYGGAKGGITIDPRNYSVRELERVTRRYTSEILPIIGPEKDIPAPDIGTDERTMAWMMDTYSVNVGYTVPGVVTGKPVSVGGSLGRPSATSRGVVQIALAALSHAGLEPGRSTAAVQGFGKVGAGAAAFLAEAGVEVRAISDQYGAIHAAGGIDVPALAAHVEATGSVVGFAGAEPMDAGALLELDVDLLVPAAVEGVLHAGNAGRVRAKVVVEGANGPTTAEADPILLANGVLVVPDILANAGGVIVSYFEWVQGNQAYWWTADEVEDRLARRMLAAWENVLAVSTARGITLREAATVTAVERVAEAHLTRGLYP, from the coding sequence ATGACGACAGAACTCTTAGCCACGCCCCTCCCGACCGCGGCGAGCGGCCCGTTGGCGAACGCGCAGGCCCAGCTTGCCGCCGCCGTGGAGGCGCTCGGTTACGGCACCGGGCTGCATCAGCTGCTCGCCAGCCCGCGGCGGGAAATGACCGTCTCCATCCCGCTGCACCGGGATGACGGAGCGGTCGAGCTGCTGACCGGCTACCGGGTACAGCACAATTTCTCCCGCGGTCCTGCCAAGGGCGGACTTCGCTACAGCCCGGCAGTGGATTTGGACGAAGTGCGGGCGCTCGCGATGTGGATGACCTGGAAGTGCGCCCTGCTGGACGTGCCCTACGGCGGGGCCAAGGGCGGCATCACGATCGACCCGCGCAACTACTCGGTCCGAGAGCTCGAGCGCGTCACGCGGCGCTACACGTCCGAAATCCTGCCGATCATCGGTCCCGAAAAGGACATACCGGCTCCGGACATTGGAACCGATGAGCGGACCATGGCCTGGATGATGGACACCTACTCCGTCAATGTTGGCTACACCGTGCCCGGCGTCGTGACCGGCAAGCCCGTGAGCGTGGGCGGCTCGCTGGGCCGGCCGAGCGCCACTTCGCGCGGCGTGGTCCAGATAGCGCTCGCCGCCCTGTCCCATGCCGGGCTGGAACCGGGCCGCAGCACCGCCGCGGTGCAGGGCTTCGGCAAGGTCGGTGCCGGCGCGGCCGCGTTCCTGGCCGAAGCGGGCGTCGAGGTGCGGGCCATCAGCGACCAGTACGGGGCCATCCACGCCGCCGGCGGCATCGACGTTCCGGCGCTCGCGGCGCACGTCGAGGCGACGGGGAGCGTGGTCGGCTTCGCCGGGGCCGAACCGATGGACGCCGGCGCCCTGCTGGAACTGGACGTGGACCTGCTGGTGCCGGCCGCCGTCGAAGGCGTCCTGCACGCAGGCAACGCCGGGCGGGTGCGGGCCAAGGTCGTGGTGGAAGGGGCCAACGGGCCGACCACGGCTGAGGCCGATCCCATCCTGCTGGCCAACGGCGTCCTGGTGGTACCCGACATCCTGGCCAACGCCGGCGGCGTGATCGTCTCCTACTTCGAGTGGGTGCAGGGCAACCAGGCCTACTGGTGGACCGCCGATGAGGTGGAGGACCGGCTGGCCCGACGGATGCTGGCCGCCTGGGAGAACGTGCTGGCGGTCTCCACCGCGCGCGGCATCACCTTGCGCGAGGCGGCAACCGTGACGGCCGTGGAGCGCGTGGCGGAAGCCCACCTGACGCGCGGGCTCTACCCGTAA
- a CDS encoding VOC family protein, with product MPTPKIENGSPCWIDLMTANPEQSKDFYQQLMGWTYETGDEEKYGGYIMAFKDGRPVAGMMKNDGQSGYPDVWSTYLRVEDINAAAEAAAASGGQVYMPPMEVPEQGHMALFGDAGGAAVGAWQFGEMTGFEAHDESGAPVWHELQTRDYAAAVKFYQDVFGWQTDVMSDTPEFRYTTLGAGDDARAGIMDAAAFLPEGVPSNWQVYFGVENVDAAIETALGLGGRLLQPAEDTPFGRMATLADPTGAVFRINEVQPGA from the coding sequence ATGCCCACGCCCAAGATCGAGAACGGCTCCCCCTGCTGGATCGACCTCATGACGGCCAACCCGGAACAGTCCAAGGACTTCTACCAGCAGCTGATGGGCTGGACCTACGAAACCGGTGATGAAGAAAAGTACGGCGGCTACATCATGGCCTTCAAGGACGGCAGGCCCGTGGCCGGGATGATGAAAAACGACGGGCAGTCCGGCTACCCGGACGTCTGGAGCACCTACCTGCGGGTGGAGGACATCAATGCCGCAGCCGAGGCCGCCGCGGCTTCCGGCGGGCAGGTCTACATGCCGCCGATGGAGGTGCCGGAGCAGGGGCACATGGCCTTGTTCGGTGATGCCGGCGGCGCGGCAGTCGGAGCGTGGCAGTTCGGCGAAATGACGGGCTTCGAGGCCCATGACGAGTCCGGCGCCCCGGTGTGGCACGAGCTGCAGACCCGCGACTACGCGGCGGCGGTGAAGTTCTACCAGGATGTCTTCGGCTGGCAGACGGACGTCATGAGCGACACTCCCGAATTCCGCTACACCACCCTGGGCGCGGGCGACGATGCCCGGGCCGGCATCATGGACGCGGCAGCCTTCCTGCCCGAGGGAGTGCCCTCCAACTGGCAGGTCTACTTCGGCGTCGAGAACGTCGATGCGGCCATCGAGACGGCGCTGGGCCTCGGCGGACGGCTGCTGCAGCCGGCGGAAGACACGCCGTTCGGCAGGATGGCGACGCTCGCCGATCCGACGGGGGCGGTGTTCCGCATTAACGAGGTCCAGCCCGGCGCCTGA
- the rbsD gene encoding D-ribose pyranase — protein MKKNGILNPALNAGLSRLGEGHLVVIADCGLPLPAGGPVVDLSLVRGVPRFREVLDAVLAELEIEASFAAAEAGPEVQSWFDGAGVGPVRIEHEELKAMLPQAALIIRTGEATPFANIVLRCGLPS, from the coding sequence GTGAAGAAGAACGGCATCCTGAACCCGGCATTGAACGCCGGGCTGTCCCGTTTGGGCGAAGGGCATCTGGTGGTCATCGCCGACTGTGGCCTGCCGCTGCCCGCCGGCGGGCCGGTGGTGGACCTGAGCCTGGTCCGGGGTGTGCCGCGGTTCCGTGAGGTACTGGATGCGGTCCTGGCCGAGCTGGAGATCGAGGCGAGCTTCGCGGCGGCTGAAGCCGGTCCGGAAGTGCAATCGTGGTTCGACGGCGCCGGGGTTGGACCGGTTCGCATCGAGCACGAAGAGCTCAAGGCGATGCTGCCGCAGGCTGCGCTGATCATCCGGACCGGGGAAGCCACGCCGTTCGCCAACATAGTGCTGCGCTGCGGGCTGCCGTCCTGA
- a CDS encoding cupin domain-containing protein — protein sequence MPANTASSLESRSFDEPDEKRRPDKTEVDVVSVSGYTLGRFRFQPGWSWAECIKPVAKTDSCQSNHVGICTGGSITVEHNDGGRITIKAGDSYSIPPGHNAWVEGDEPFEGYEFLSAAEYAKEA from the coding sequence ATGCCTGCCAATACAGCTTCCAGCCTTGAATCCCGATCCTTCGACGAGCCGGATGAGAAGCGCCGTCCGGACAAGACCGAAGTGGACGTGGTGAGCGTCAGCGGCTACACGCTGGGCCGCTTCCGCTTCCAGCCCGGCTGGAGTTGGGCCGAGTGCATCAAGCCGGTGGCGAAGACCGACTCGTGCCAGTCCAACCACGTTGGCATTTGCACGGGCGGATCGATCACCGTGGAGCACAACGACGGCGGCCGCATCACCATCAAGGCCGGTGACTCCTACTCCATCCCGCCGGGCCACAATGCCTGGGTGGAGGGCGATGAGCCCTTCGAGGGGTATGAGTTCCTGAGCGCCGCCGAGTACGCCAAGGAGGCCTGA
- a CDS encoding flavodoxin family protein, with translation MDATPLKALALVCTLTPSPKPSSSELLARQVVQQLSTHGVECDLLRVVDHDVKPGVQTDMGEGDEWPGIRARLLAADILVLSTPIWLGHPASLAQRVLERLDAELSETDGKGRPSMFDKVALVAVVGNEDGAHHVTAELYQGLGDVGFTIPAQGVTYWVGEAMQGTDFQDLPETPEATAGTTATAARNAAHLARALKSMPYPAR, from the coding sequence ATGGATGCCACACCGCTCAAAGCCCTCGCCCTCGTCTGTACGCTGACCCCGTCACCCAAGCCGTCGAGCAGCGAACTGCTGGCCCGGCAGGTGGTCCAGCAGCTGTCCACTCACGGCGTGGAATGCGACCTTCTCCGCGTCGTGGACCACGACGTCAAGCCAGGGGTGCAGACGGACATGGGCGAGGGGGATGAATGGCCGGGCATCCGGGCGCGCCTGCTGGCCGCGGACATCCTGGTACTCTCCACACCCATCTGGCTCGGGCACCCGGCGAGCTTGGCCCAGAGGGTGCTGGAGCGGCTGGACGCCGAATTGTCCGAGACGGACGGGAAGGGCCGGCCGAGCATGTTCGACAAGGTGGCGCTGGTCGCCGTCGTTGGAAACGAAGACGGGGCGCACCATGTGACGGCCGAGCTCTACCAGGGTCTCGGAGACGTCGGTTTCACCATCCCGGCGCAGGGAGTGACCTACTGGGTAGGCGAGGCCATGCAGGGGACGGATTTCCAGGACCTGCCGGAGACTCCGGAGGCAACCGCGGGAACAACGGCCACGGCGGCTCGCAATGCGGCCCATCTGGCCCGGGCGCTGAAATCCATGCCGTATCCGGCCCGCTGA
- a CDS encoding NAD-dependent succinate-semialdehyde dehydrogenase produces MTATSTTQPGYRVLNPATGEVVEEFPTATDAEIQDALARSQEAFQSWKDVPIADRAKIVAKVAGLFTERADELAAIITEEMGKPLSQSKGEAEFCTDIFNYFATEGPGLAADQEIKAIGGGRALIQRLPVGPLLGIMPWNYPYYQVARFAAPNLVLGNTIILKHAETCPRSALAIQQIMDDAGVPAGAYINVFASHEQIADIIADPRVQGISLTGSERAGAIIGELAGKNLKKAVLELGGSDPYVVLDTDDVAAAAADAWEFRMENTGQACNSNKRMIVMEDIYEDFVAELTKQAKDLKPGNPAEEAQGTFAPLSSRAAAEALAEQLKDAVNKGATLHAGGQLQDGPAAYIAPAVLTGVTPEMRAYTEELFGPVAVVYKVSSDEEALKLANDTQYGLGGAVFSTDEERARRIAQQLEVGMANVNGVGEGADIPFGGVKRSGFGRELGPLGMDEFVNKRLFYIGD; encoded by the coding sequence GTGACTGCCACGTCGACCACCCAGCCCGGCTACCGCGTGCTCAATCCGGCCACCGGCGAGGTGGTGGAGGAGTTCCCGACCGCCACCGATGCCGAGATCCAGGACGCCCTGGCCAGATCCCAGGAGGCCTTCCAGTCCTGGAAGGACGTGCCGATCGCCGACCGCGCCAAGATCGTGGCCAAGGTCGCCGGTCTGTTCACCGAACGGGCCGATGAGCTCGCCGCGATCATCACCGAGGAAATGGGCAAGCCGCTCTCCCAGTCCAAGGGCGAGGCCGAATTCTGCACCGACATCTTCAACTACTTCGCGACCGAGGGCCCCGGCCTGGCCGCGGACCAGGAAATCAAGGCCATCGGCGGCGGCCGTGCCCTCATCCAGCGGCTGCCGGTCGGCCCGCTGCTGGGCATCATGCCCTGGAACTACCCCTACTACCAGGTCGCCCGGTTCGCCGCGCCCAACCTGGTGCTGGGCAACACCATCATCCTCAAGCACGCCGAGACCTGCCCGCGCTCGGCGCTGGCCATCCAGCAGATCATGGACGACGCCGGCGTCCCGGCCGGCGCATACATCAACGTCTTCGCCAGCCACGAGCAGATCGCGGACATCATCGCCGACCCGCGCGTCCAGGGCATCTCGCTGACCGGCTCCGAGCGGGCCGGCGCCATCATCGGCGAACTGGCCGGCAAGAACCTCAAGAAGGCCGTGCTGGAACTCGGCGGCTCCGACCCCTACGTAGTGCTCGATACCGATGACGTCGCGGCCGCGGCGGCCGATGCCTGGGAGTTCCGGATGGAGAACACCGGCCAGGCCTGCAACTCCAACAAGCGCATGATAGTCATGGAAGACATCTACGAGGACTTCGTCGCCGAACTGACCAAGCAGGCCAAGGACCTCAAGCCCGGCAACCCGGCGGAGGAAGCCCAGGGCACCTTCGCCCCGCTGTCCTCCCGCGCCGCGGCGGAGGCCCTCGCCGAACAGCTCAAGGACGCGGTCAATAAGGGCGCCACCCTGCATGCCGGCGGCCAGCTGCAGGACGGGCCGGCAGCCTACATCGCCCCCGCCGTCCTCACCGGCGTCACCCCCGAGATGCGCGCCTACACCGAGGAGCTCTTCGGCCCGGTCGCCGTGGTCTACAAGGTCTCCTCCGACGAGGAAGCGCTCAAACTGGCCAACGACACCCAGTACGGCCTCGGCGGCGCGGTCTTCAGCACCGACGAGGAACGCGCCCGCAGGATCGCCCAGCAGCTCGAGGTCGGCATGGCCAACGTCAACGGCGTCGGCGAAGGCGCGGACATCCCCTTCGGCGGCGTCAAGCGCTCCGGCTTCGGCCGCGAACTCGGCCCGCTCGGCATGGACGAATTCGTCAACAAGCGCCTCTTCTACATCGGCGACTGA
- a CDS encoding MFS transporter yields MTEQEPGPSGAAAPEGSAGLPADSAVTSAPVDDGGTSSPADPAVDTSVRSPDQRSRTFAGILVNTALANVTTSYLWFALTFWVYLQTRNVIATGVIGGAYMLLIALSSISFGTFVDRYRKLAVMRFAAGFTLAMFVLSGVMFLLTPAARLLDLAQPWFWVFSVVILAGAVVENMRNIALSTTVTILIDPDRRANANGLVGMVRGLMFIVTSVLSGLSVGLLGMGWTIVVAVGLTALAFAHLLTLRMPEEVRAAATDAHGGFDLRGSLAAVLAISGLFALILFSTFNNFIGGVYLALMDPYGLEMFPVELWGTVFALGATGFILGGALIGKLGLGRNPLRTMLTAVILMGILGAVFTLREWAWLYVAGIWLYMVLVPFVEAAEQTIIQQVVPLPRQGRVFGFAMAFESAAAPITAFLIAPIAQVWIIPYARSTEGTAQLAPLLGEGTSRGIALVFLAAGIVMIAAASLAFFTPVYRRVSASYAKAATEAPQAATPPPPAGQ; encoded by the coding sequence ATGACCGAGCAGGAACCGGGCCCGTCCGGGGCTGCTGCTCCCGAGGGTAGCGCTGGTCTCCCCGCGGATTCGGCCGTCACCTCCGCGCCGGTTGATGACGGCGGGACTTCGAGCCCGGCCGACCCCGCCGTCGACACATCCGTCCGCAGCCCGGACCAGCGGTCACGCACCTTCGCGGGGATCCTTGTGAACACCGCGCTGGCCAACGTCACGACCAGCTACCTGTGGTTCGCCCTGACTTTCTGGGTATACCTGCAGACCCGCAACGTGATCGCCACCGGCGTGATCGGCGGTGCGTACATGCTGCTGATCGCCCTTTCCAGCATCAGTTTCGGCACCTTCGTGGACCGCTATCGCAAGCTGGCCGTGATGCGCTTCGCCGCCGGCTTCACCCTGGCGATGTTCGTGCTATCAGGGGTCATGTTCCTGCTGACACCCGCCGCCCGGTTGCTGGACCTGGCACAGCCGTGGTTCTGGGTCTTCTCCGTGGTCATCCTGGCCGGCGCGGTGGTGGAAAACATGCGCAACATCGCCCTGTCCACCACGGTCACGATCCTCATCGACCCGGACCGGCGGGCCAATGCCAACGGGCTGGTGGGCATGGTGCGGGGCCTGATGTTCATCGTCACCTCCGTGCTCTCCGGGCTCTCCGTCGGGCTGCTGGGCATGGGCTGGACAATTGTCGTCGCCGTTGGGCTCACCGCCCTGGCCTTCGCGCACCTGCTCACGCTGCGCATGCCCGAGGAGGTGCGCGCGGCCGCTACCGACGCGCACGGCGGATTCGACCTGCGCGGCTCCCTTGCCGCCGTGCTGGCCATTTCCGGGCTGTTCGCGCTGATCCTGTTCTCCACGTTCAACAACTTCATAGGCGGCGTCTACCTGGCGTTGATGGATCCTTACGGACTGGAGATGTTCCCCGTGGAGCTGTGGGGGACCGTCTTCGCGCTCGGTGCTACCGGGTTCATCCTGGGCGGCGCGCTGATCGGCAAGTTGGGGCTGGGCCGCAATCCGCTACGCACCATGCTCACCGCGGTCATCCTGATGGGGATCCTCGGTGCCGTGTTTACGCTGCGGGAGTGGGCGTGGCTCTACGTCGCCGGCATCTGGCTGTATATGGTCCTGGTGCCGTTCGTGGAGGCCGCCGAGCAAACAATCATCCAGCAGGTGGTGCCCCTGCCCCGGCAAGGCCGGGTCTTCGGATTCGCCATGGCGTTCGAGTCCGCGGCAGCGCCGATCACCGCGTTCCTCATCGCCCCGATCGCCCAGGTCTGGATCATCCCCTACGCCCGGTCCACAGAGGGCACGGCGCAACTGGCCCCGCTGCTGGGCGAAGGCACCTCCCGCGGCATCGCCCTGGTGTTCCTGGCGGCCGGAATCGTCATGATCGCCGCCGCGTCGCTGGCCTTCTTCACCCCGGTCTACCGTCGGGTCTCCGCCTCGTATGCGAAGGCGGCCACAGAGGCGCCGCAGGCGGCGACGCCGCCTCCTCCGGCCGGGCAGTGA
- a CDS encoding CynX/NimT family MFS transporter, translating into MSYFIPRKPWRGRIGALLGILIMALSLRAAVSVVPPLLGTMGPELGFDAATTGALAMLPPLVFAAAGLATPALIRWQGAERVLAAAVLLAVAGQLSRAAVDSVWPFLGMSAVVMAGYGMGNVVLPPLVKKYFPDRMGVVTAGYVTLLAVGTAASPQLAVPVAELADWRVSIALWASVSALVLAPWGVQLLRDGRARDDDGGAAFAGPVAAGAGSAASAHREGATARTTQAQAPAVQHLNPWCSRVAWGLAIFLAGNSAQTYVYFTWLPPYLTGQGVDAAAAGSALAYFAILGLPVSLLVPLLVPKMRNPIIAVVIFAACWAGGHLGLYLAPTAGTWWWITLAGLGQGTFAMALLMMNLRSRTQHGAAVLAGFSQGIGYAGAGLAPLLFGVVQEATGGWTASFAMLGVCLLVLLVGAVMINPRRYIEDDGAAAGTLPEATARPAPAEGNPSTSFGEKRR; encoded by the coding sequence GTGAGCTACTTCATACCCCGCAAGCCGTGGCGCGGCCGGATAGGCGCGCTCCTCGGCATCCTCATCATGGCACTCAGCCTCCGCGCGGCCGTGTCCGTGGTGCCGCCGCTGCTGGGAACCATGGGCCCCGAACTGGGCTTCGACGCCGCGACCACCGGCGCGCTGGCGATGCTGCCGCCGCTGGTCTTCGCCGCGGCCGGCCTGGCCACCCCGGCGTTGATCCGCTGGCAGGGCGCCGAGCGCGTGCTCGCCGCGGCGGTGCTGCTGGCGGTCGCCGGGCAGCTGAGCCGGGCCGCTGTCGACTCGGTCTGGCCCTTCCTCGGGATGTCGGCCGTAGTGATGGCCGGCTACGGGATGGGCAACGTGGTGCTCCCGCCGCTGGTGAAGAAGTATTTCCCGGACCGGATGGGCGTGGTCACCGCCGGCTACGTGACGCTCCTGGCCGTGGGCACCGCGGCCAGCCCGCAGCTGGCGGTGCCTGTGGCGGAGCTGGCGGACTGGCGGGTCTCGATAGCGCTCTGGGCCTCGGTCAGCGCACTGGTGCTGGCGCCCTGGGGGGTGCAGCTGCTGCGGGACGGGAGGGCGCGTGACGACGACGGCGGCGCGGCCTTCGCGGGGCCGGTTGCGGCGGGTGCCGGGTCCGCCGCGTCCGCCCACCGAGAAGGAGCCACTGCCCGGACAACGCAAGCTCAGGCGCCGGCCGTGCAGCACCTGAACCCGTGGTGCTCGCGGGTGGCCTGGGGGCTGGCCATCTTCCTCGCCGGCAACTCCGCGCAGACCTACGTCTACTTCACCTGGCTGCCGCCGTACCTGACCGGCCAGGGCGTGGACGCGGCGGCCGCGGGTTCCGCGCTCGCGTATTTCGCCATCCTCGGCCTGCCCGTCAGTCTGCTGGTCCCGCTGCTGGTGCCGAAAATGCGGAACCCGATCATCGCCGTCGTAATTTTTGCCGCGTGCTGGGCCGGCGGACACCTGGGCCTGTACCTGGCTCCGACGGCCGGCACCTGGTGGTGGATCACGCTGGCCGGGCTGGGCCAGGGCACCTTCGCGATGGCCCTGCTGATGATGAACCTGCGCTCGCGGACCCAGCACGGGGCCGCGGTGCTCGCCGGCTTCAGCCAGGGCATCGGCTATGCAGGGGCCGGGCTCGCGCCGCTGCTGTTCGGCGTGGTCCAGGAGGCCACGGGCGGCTGGACGGCGTCGTTCGCCATGCTGGGGGTCTGCCTGCTGGTGCTGCTGGTGGGCGCCGTCATGATCAACCCGCGGCGCTACATCGAGGACGACGGCGCGGCCGCGGGCACCCTGCCGGAGGCAACGGCACGGCCAGCGCCCGCGGAAGGGAACCCCTCGACGTCGTTCGGGGAAAAGCGCCGCTGA
- a CDS encoding PIG-L deacetylase family protein: METSSLMPSEWQRALLIMAHPDDPEYGAAAAVAQWIAEGKEICYVLATRGEAGIAGLDPVEAAAVREAEQRRACERVGVDTLEFLDFADGRLEHSLVLRRELASAIRRHRPDGIITLNFEETWGPGMWNSADHRHLGAAVMDAVADAANEWIFPELYGGPDPHPGVQWVAVCSPRPTHWLDVDAESVERAVESLSEHRMYLEALSDEPVEEQARRQIDLVTAGGETARRVGFQLFRF; encoded by the coding sequence ATGGAAACGTCGTCGTTAATGCCCTCCGAGTGGCAGCGGGCCCTGCTCATCATGGCCCATCCCGATGATCCCGAATACGGAGCCGCCGCCGCCGTTGCGCAGTGGATCGCGGAGGGCAAGGAAATTTGCTACGTGCTGGCCACACGCGGGGAAGCCGGCATCGCCGGGCTCGATCCGGTGGAGGCCGCGGCCGTGCGGGAGGCCGAACAGCGGCGCGCCTGCGAGCGGGTCGGAGTGGACACGCTGGAGTTCCTCGATTTCGCCGACGGACGGCTGGAGCACTCGCTCGTGCTGCGCCGAGAACTCGCCAGCGCCATCCGGCGGCACCGCCCCGACGGGATCATCACGCTGAACTTCGAGGAAACCTGGGGGCCGGGAATGTGGAACTCGGCGGACCACCGGCACCTGGGTGCAGCCGTCATGGACGCCGTGGCGGACGCGGCGAACGAGTGGATCTTTCCGGAGCTCTACGGCGGCCCGGACCCGCACCCCGGGGTGCAATGGGTGGCCGTGTGCTCGCCGCGGCCGACGCACTGGCTGGACGTGGACGCCGAGAGCGTGGAGCGGGCGGTCGAATCGCTGTCAGAGCACCGGATGTACCTGGAGGCGCTCAGCGATGAACCGGTCGAGGAGCAGGCCCGCCGGCAGATCGACCTGGTCACGGCGGGCGGGGAAACGGCGCGCCGGGTGGGGTTCCAGCTCTTCCGGTTCTGA
- a CDS encoding RNA-binding S4 domain-containing protein — protein MTALPTAPSSVRIDAWLWAIRAYKTRSAATAACRAGHVRLNGNPAKASQTVVAGDTIRVRQPGYERILEVRRLIAKRVGAEAASHCFTDHTPERPPMPALGLPQRDRGAGRPTKKDRREMDRLRGLQ, from the coding sequence ATGACCGCGTTGCCAACCGCCCCCTCCTCCGTCCGGATTGACGCCTGGCTCTGGGCCATCCGTGCCTACAAGACGCGCTCGGCGGCCACGGCTGCGTGCCGGGCCGGCCACGTGCGGCTGAACGGCAACCCGGCCAAGGCCTCGCAGACGGTGGTTGCCGGCGACACGATCCGGGTCCGCCAGCCGGGCTACGAACGGATCCTCGAGGTGCGCCGGCTGATCGCCAAGCGTGTCGGCGCGGAGGCAGCCTCGCACTGCTTCACCGACCACACTCCGGAGCGCCCGCCGATGCCGGCGCTCGGGCTGCCGCAGCGGGACCGCGGCGCCGGCCGGCCCACCAAGAAGGACCGCCGGGAGATGGATCGGTTACGCGGCCTGCAGTAG